A single genomic interval of Picosynechococcus sp. PCC 7003 harbors:
- a CDS encoding FeoA family protein: protein MTLLDLAVGQIALVREISDSKYGQSLITRLEAMGILPDKPIQVLRKAALGGPLHLRIGSTTEVAMRRDEARHISVIVAEV from the coding sequence ATGACCCTTTTAGACTTAGCTGTTGGTCAAATCGCGCTAGTCCGTGAAATTTCTGATAGTAAATACGGTCAAAGTTTAATTACCCGCCTAGAGGCAATGGGAATTCTTCCTGATAAACCCATTCAAGTTTTACGGAAAGCAGCCCTCGGAGGGCCACTCCATTTGCGGATTGGCAGTACCACGGAGGTTGCCATGCGGCGGGATGAAGCGCGGCATATTTCCGTGATCGTGGCAGAGGTCTAA